TCAGAACACAGGCAAACTTCCGGTATGGTTAACGCATAGGACTCGCGCACCCCGGTCGTCAACCGCAATCGCGCTCACCGATGCAATATCGATGTTGGTACGGAGGGCAAGGTCGAGCGGAATGCCGGCGTAGAATGCAACGCCGTAGCGGATGGGGTCTCCGTGCGAAACCAACGCGATCACCCCGTCCGGGGTCTCCCTGCGGAGCCTTTCGGTAGCTGCAACCACACGGGCCTGTATCTCCAGTGCCATTTCACCGCCGGGGATACGGATGCCGCCACGAAATTCATGGTAGCGGCGCCAG
This genomic interval from Thiohalomonas denitrificans contains the following:
- a CDS encoding histidine phosphatase family protein, producing the protein MTRFVFIRHGETEAVGKTLTGRAPGVRLTERGFDQVRTLAGQLKFQRLDRLVTSPMERARQTAAAITEVHGTAMEIDEALLEVDFGEWGGCSFAEMEDDPLWRRYHEFRGGIRIPGGEMALEIQARVVAATERLRRETPDGVIALVSHGDPIRYGVAFYAGIPLDLALRTNIDIASVSAIAVDDRGARVLCVNHTGSLPVF